In a genomic window of Bradyrhizobium ontarionense:
- a CDS encoding type I restriction endonuclease subunit R, whose protein sequence is MSGFRDGEIHNSQLSALHLLQTLQPTWTVLTKAEVNLERRGRLGNVLLEDILAAQLSKLNRIEQDGCFHPFSEANVRTAIERLRAPEPLGLMTLNEKTTDLLQLGTSLDQTIDGVTRGRSLRYIDWETLENNAFHAVAEFEVEKAGSHETRRPDIVLFVNGIPLAVIECKAPHVELGEGIGQIVTYQRGDEIPHLFRSVQLVLAVKPAEARYATVGTAAKFWAVWKEKEFDNAALAQLVNAPLDVAQTRRTFGDGFAEEQVPFEARRGEGRIVTEQDRLIHALCRPDRLLDLVRRFTLFDLGVKKVARYQQFFAVRKIMDRVKGERDEQGARRGGVVWHTQGSGKSLTMVMLAKALGLDRAITNRRVVLVTDRIDLDDQLRDTFKACGTDVVQAKTGSHLLDLIVRDKAAIVSTVINKFEAAIAKRDFKDESTDVFLLVDESHRGQYGEMHTRMKRVFPRACYIGFTGTPLMRAEKSTAARFGGIIDAYTIDQAVDDKAVLPLIYEGRQVAQEVNRAGIDSWFERVTRELPEQQRFDLKRRLARYSEIAQGDQTITAIAYDIAEHFTKFWKGTRWKAQFAVRSRAAAVKYYEIFKEMGTISAEVIMSAPDDRSTGDDPAEEVTEPVVRFWKTMMARYGGEESYNRQIVEGFKKREEPELLIVVSKLLTGFDAPVDTVLYIDKPLTGHNLLQAIARVNRVEEDKEYGYIVDYAGVLGDLDTAMRVYSALAEFEPNDLDVGHAIIDVQDQIARLPQAHANLVNHFKGVAKVRDEEAYEVFLADEVVRKEFYELLAEFARLLATALATANWANHPKSEAQVRIYRDDLRRYQKLRTAVRNRYREAIDFKQYEARIRKLLDTHISADAVEVVTEAVNIFDTAAFDRAVAEQTTPASKADLIASQTKRTITERMEEDPVFFKKISDLIADAIAEHRAKRLSDNDYLARIREAAEQVRRPKHDDVPAEVRADEHAVAIFNSLNNAMGGIGGPQGGNIRPVLAAAALELVSIVKSLKVVNWTENVDVQNAMRNRIDDYFFDVIRDQHGIDLAPEQIDMIVDSVLKVARARMA, encoded by the coding sequence AACGTTCTGCTTGAGGACATACTTGCAGCTCAGCTCAGCAAGCTCAATCGGATCGAGCAGGACGGCTGCTTCCATCCCTTTTCTGAGGCGAATGTCCGCACTGCGATCGAGCGACTGCGCGCACCCGAGCCGCTTGGCCTGATGACGCTGAACGAGAAGACGACCGACCTTCTGCAGCTTGGTACGTCGCTCGATCAGACCATCGACGGCGTTACCCGGGGGCGGTCGCTCCGTTACATCGATTGGGAAACGCTAGAAAACAACGCGTTCCATGCTGTCGCCGAGTTTGAGGTTGAGAAGGCCGGAAGCCATGAGACCCGCCGTCCCGACATCGTACTATTCGTCAACGGCATCCCGCTTGCGGTGATCGAATGCAAGGCGCCGCATGTCGAGCTCGGCGAGGGTATCGGTCAGATCGTTACTTACCAGCGGGGAGACGAGATCCCGCACCTGTTCCGTAGCGTGCAGCTGGTGCTTGCCGTGAAACCAGCTGAGGCAAGATACGCGACTGTGGGCACGGCCGCGAAATTCTGGGCGGTCTGGAAAGAAAAGGAGTTCGACAACGCAGCGCTAGCGCAGCTTGTGAACGCCCCGCTCGACGTGGCCCAGACGCGCCGCACATTTGGCGACGGATTCGCCGAGGAACAGGTGCCATTTGAGGCGCGCCGGGGCGAGGGGCGCATCGTCACGGAGCAGGATCGCTTGATCCATGCGCTCTGCCGGCCGGATCGGCTCCTGGACCTCGTCCGTCGCTTTACGTTGTTCGATCTCGGCGTCAAGAAGGTCGCGCGGTATCAGCAGTTCTTCGCTGTCCGCAAAATCATGGATCGGGTGAAAGGCGAGCGCGACGAGCAGGGCGCGCGGCGGGGCGGCGTCGTCTGGCATACCCAGGGTTCCGGCAAGTCGCTCACCATGGTCATGCTGGCCAAGGCCCTAGGGCTCGACCGCGCGATCACGAACCGCCGCGTCGTTCTCGTTACCGACCGCATTGATCTCGACGATCAGCTTCGGGACACCTTCAAGGCGTGCGGTACGGATGTGGTCCAGGCCAAGACCGGATCGCATCTGCTTGATCTCATTGTACGTGACAAGGCGGCGATCGTCTCGACGGTCATCAACAAGTTCGAGGCCGCGATCGCCAAGCGCGACTTCAAGGACGAATCTACGGACGTCTTCCTGCTAGTCGACGAAAGTCATCGTGGTCAGTACGGCGAGATGCACACACGCATGAAGCGCGTGTTTCCGCGTGCTTGCTATATTGGCTTCACCGGCACGCCGTTGATGAGGGCCGAGAAGAGCACCGCGGCACGCTTCGGCGGGATCATCGATGCCTACACCATCGACCAGGCGGTCGACGACAAGGCCGTTCTGCCACTGATCTATGAGGGTCGGCAGGTCGCGCAGGAGGTCAATCGGGCCGGGATCGATAGCTGGTTTGAACGGGTGACGCGCGAGTTGCCAGAACAGCAGCGCTTCGACCTCAAGCGGCGGCTTGCCCGCTATAGCGAGATCGCCCAGGGCGACCAGACCATCACGGCCATCGCCTATGATATCGCCGAGCATTTCACGAAATTCTGGAAAGGAACGCGCTGGAAAGCGCAGTTCGCTGTCCGATCCCGCGCCGCCGCCGTCAAATACTACGAGATCTTCAAGGAGATGGGGACGATCTCGGCGGAGGTCATCATGTCCGCGCCGGATGATCGGTCGACGGGGGATGACCCGGCTGAGGAGGTCACCGAGCCGGTTGTCCGGTTCTGGAAGACCATGATGGCGAGATATGGGGGCGAGGAGTCGTACAACCGCCAGATCGTCGAGGGATTCAAGAAGCGGGAGGAGCCAGAGCTTCTGATCGTGGTCTCCAAGCTACTGACCGGCTTCGACGCGCCCGTGGATACCGTGCTATATATCGACAAGCCGCTGACCGGGCACAATCTGCTCCAGGCCATCGCCCGGGTGAACCGCGTCGAGGAGGACAAGGAGTACGGCTACATCGTCGACTATGCCGGAGTTCTCGGCGATCTCGATACAGCGATGCGGGTCTATTCGGCGCTTGCCGAGTTCGAGCCCAACGACCTGGATGTCGGACATGCGATCATCGACGTGCAGGATCAGATCGCCAGATTGCCTCAGGCGCACGCGAACTTGGTCAATCATTTCAAGGGCGTCGCCAAGGTGCGCGACGAAGAGGCCTATGAGGTCTTCCTCGCCGACGAGGTCGTTCGCAAGGAGTTCTACGAGCTGCTCGCCGAATTCGCGCGGCTGCTGGCTACAGCGCTGGCAACGGCGAACTGGGCCAACCATCCCAAGAGCGAGGCTCAGGTGCGGATCTACCGGGACGACCTGCGTCGCTATCAAAAGTTGCGTACAGCCGTCCGCAATCGTTACCGTGAAGCGATCGACTTCAAGCAGTATGAGGCGCGCATCCGCAAGCTGCTCGATACGCACATCAGCGCCGACGCGGTCGAGGTTGTGACTGAGGCAGTGAACATCTTTGACACGGCCGCGTTCGACCGCGCCGTGGCCGAGCAGACCACGCCCGCCTCAAAGGCGGACCTGATCGCGAGCCAGACCAAGCGCACGATCACCGAGCGCATGGAGGAGGACCCCGTCTTCTTCAAGAAGATCTCCGATCTGATCGCCGATGCGATCGCCGAGCATCGTGCCAAGCGCCTGAGCGACAACGATTACCTCGCCAGGATCCGTGAGGCTGCGGAGCAAGTTCGCCGGCCCAAGCACGACGACGTTCCGGCTGAAGTCAGGGCCGACGAGCACGCCGTCGCCATTTTCAATTCGCTCAACAATGCAATGGGGGGCATCGGCGGACCGCAGGGAGGGAACATCCGGCCTGTGCTAGCTGCCGCTGCGTTGGAGCTGGTATCGATCGTCAAGAGCCTGAAGGTCGTGAACTGGACGGAGAACGTGGATGTCCAAAACGCGATGCGAAACCGGATCGACGACTATTTCTTCGACGTAATCCGTGACCAGCACGGTATCGATCTGGCGCCGGAGCAGATTGATATGATTGTCGACAGCGTGCTCAAGGTCGCTCGCGCACGGATGGCCTGA
- a CDS encoding M48 family metallopeptidase, producing MRGSIAYAGQRIEYRARRTARKTLAISVHPDGSVEVVAPSGTTPVVIEQRLLSRAGWVLRQRRYFEQFLPRTPERRHVGGETHLYLGRQYRLKVEHGEEERVRLTSGHFRITVKRQPVPDRVRELLDDWYRGHAERKIRERFDVVAKRFSSILPVTPSLAIRPMRRRWGSYSRKGRITLNRDLIRAPLPCIDYVIIHELAHSRHPNHGRAFFDLLTQMMPDWERRKLALERMLA from the coding sequence ATGCGTGGATCGATCGCCTATGCCGGCCAAAGGATCGAATATCGCGCCCGGCGCACGGCGCGGAAAACGCTTGCGATTTCTGTCCATCCGGACGGTAGCGTCGAAGTCGTTGCCCCCTCAGGCACGACCCCTGTGGTCATCGAGCAGCGCCTGCTAAGCCGTGCGGGGTGGGTCCTGAGGCAGCGACGCTACTTCGAGCAGTTTCTGCCGCGGACGCCCGAACGGCGACATGTCGGCGGGGAGACTCACCTTTATCTCGGCAGGCAATATCGCCTGAAGGTCGAGCATGGAGAGGAGGAGCGAGTCCGCCTGACATCCGGGCACTTCCGGATTACCGTGAAGCGTCAGCCGGTACCCGACCGCGTCCGGGAGCTTCTGGATGATTGGTACCGGGGGCACGCCGAGCGCAAGATCCGCGAGCGCTTCGACGTGGTCGCCAAGCGCTTCTCCAGCATCCTGCCGGTGACGCCGAGCTTGGCGATCCGGCCGATGCGTCGTCGCTGGGGCAGCTATAGCCGCAAGGGCCGTATCACCCTGAATCGCGACCTCATCCGTGCCCCGCTGCCCTGCATCGACTATGTCATCATCCACGAGCTGGCCCATAGCCGGCATCCCAACCACGGCCGGGCCTTCTTCGACCTTCTGACCCAGATGATGCCCGATTGGGAACGCCGGAAGCTGGCGCTGGAGCGCATGTTGGCTTGA